A window of Streptomyces gilvosporeus contains these coding sequences:
- the dop gene encoding depupylase/deamidase Dop produces the protein MTVRRVMGIETEYGISVPGHPNANAMLTSSQVVNAYAAAMHQARRARWDFEEENPLRDARGFDLAREAADSSQLTDEDIGLANVILTNGARLYVDHAHPEYSAPEVTNPRDAVLWDKAGERIMAEAAQRAAQVPGAQPIHLYKNNTDNKGASYGTHENYLMKRETPFSDIVRHLTPFFVSRQVVTGAGRVGIGQDGHEHGFQLSQRADYFEVEVGLETTLKRPIINTRDEPHADAEKYRRLHVIIGDANLSEISTYLKLGTTALVLSMIEDGFIAIDLAVDQPVRTLHHVSHDPTLRHLITLRSGRTLTAVQLQMEYFELARKYVEDRYGADADEQTKDVLTRWEDVLGRLENDPMSLSGELDWVAKRELMEGYRRRDGLDWDAARLHLIDLQYADVRPEKGLYNRLAARGKMKRLLDEADVARAQQKPPEDTRAYFRGRCLEQYADDVAAASWDSVIFDLPGRDSLQRVPTLEPLRGTRKHVKELLDRCRTAEDLVRTLSGR, from the coding sequence ATGACCGTACGGCGAGTAATGGGGATCGAGACGGAGTACGGGATCTCCGTCCCGGGCCACCCGAATGCCAATGCCATGCTCACCTCGTCCCAGGTCGTCAACGCCTACGCGGCCGCGATGCACCAGGCACGACGGGCGCGCTGGGATTTCGAGGAGGAGAACCCGCTGCGGGACGCCCGCGGCTTCGACCTCGCCCGCGAGGCCGCCGACTCCAGCCAGCTCACCGACGAGGACATCGGCCTGGCCAACGTGATCCTCACCAACGGGGCGCGCCTCTACGTCGACCACGCCCACCCCGAATACAGCGCCCCCGAGGTCACCAACCCCCGCGACGCCGTCCTGTGGGACAAGGCCGGCGAGCGGATCATGGCCGAGGCCGCCCAGCGGGCCGCGCAGGTCCCCGGCGCCCAGCCCATCCACCTCTACAAGAACAACACCGACAACAAGGGCGCCTCCTACGGCACGCACGAGAACTACCTGATGAAGCGGGAGACCCCCTTCTCGGACATCGTGCGCCACCTGACACCGTTCTTCGTCTCCCGCCAGGTCGTCACCGGCGCCGGCCGCGTCGGCATCGGCCAGGACGGCCACGAGCACGGCTTCCAGCTCAGCCAGCGCGCCGACTACTTCGAGGTGGAGGTCGGGCTGGAGACGACCCTCAAGCGGCCCATCATCAACACCCGGGACGAGCCGCACGCCGACGCGGAGAAATACCGCCGCCTCCACGTGATCATCGGCGACGCCAACCTCTCCGAGATCTCGACCTACCTCAAGCTCGGCACGACCGCGCTGGTCCTGTCCATGATCGAAGACGGCTTCATCGCCATCGACCTCGCCGTCGACCAGCCCGTACGCACCCTCCACCACGTCTCCCACGACCCCACCCTGCGCCATCTGATCACGCTGCGCAGCGGCCGCACGCTCACCGCCGTACAGCTCCAGATGGAGTACTTCGAGCTGGCCCGCAAATACGTCGAGGACCGCTACGGCGCGGATGCGGACGAGCAGACCAAGGACGTGCTGACCAGGTGGGAAGACGTGCTCGGCCGTCTGGAGAACGACCCGATGAGCCTGTCGGGCGAGCTGGACTGGGTCGCCAAGCGCGAGCTGATGGAGGGCTACCGCCGCCGCGACGGCCTCGACTGGGACGCCGCCCGGCTGCACCTCATCGACCTCCAGTACGCCGACGTACGCCCCGAGAAGGGCCTGTACAACCGTCTGGCGGCCCGCGGCAAGATGAAGCGGCTCCTGGACGAAGCCGACGTCGCACGGGCCCAGCAGAAGCCCCCGGAGGACACCAGGGCCTACTTCCGCGGCCGCTGCCTGGAGCAGTACGCCGACGACGTCGCGGCCGCCTCGTGGGATTCGGTCATCTTCGACCTCCCCGGCCGCGACTCGTTGCAGCGGGTGCCCACCCTGGAGCCGCTGCGCGGGACCCGCAAACACGTCAAGGAGCTCCTGGACCGCTGCCGCACGGCGGAGGACCTGGTCAGGACGCTCTCCGGGCGCTGA
- the prcB gene encoding proteasome subunit beta, which produces MEANTRSTGRLPAAFLTPGSSSFMDFLGAHSPELLPGNRPLPPVQGAIEAPHGTTIVAASFPGGVVLAGDRRATMGNVIAQRDIEKVFPADEYSAVGIAGTAGLAVEMVKLFQLELEHFEKVEGAQLSLEGKANRLSTMIRGNLGMAMQGLAIVPLFAGWDVDRQKGRIFSYDVTGGRSEEHGFASTGSGSVFARGALKKLYRDDFTENQAATAVVQALYDAADDDSATGGPDLARRIYPIVTVITEDGFKKLTEAEVSDIARAIYERRLDQPDGPRAALL; this is translated from the coding sequence GTGGAAGCCAACACTCGTAGCACCGGGCGACTGCCAGCAGCCTTCCTGACGCCCGGATCGTCCTCGTTCATGGATTTCCTCGGGGCGCACTCGCCCGAGCTGCTGCCGGGCAATCGCCCGCTGCCGCCCGTGCAGGGGGCCATCGAGGCGCCGCACGGGACGACCATCGTGGCGGCGTCGTTCCCCGGCGGCGTGGTGCTCGCCGGTGACCGTCGGGCGACGATGGGGAATGTCATCGCGCAGCGGGACATCGAGAAGGTCTTCCCGGCGGACGAGTACTCGGCGGTCGGTATTGCCGGCACGGCCGGGCTCGCCGTCGAGATGGTCAAGCTGTTCCAGCTGGAGCTGGAGCACTTCGAGAAGGTGGAAGGCGCCCAACTCTCCCTGGAGGGCAAGGCGAACCGCCTGTCGACGATGATCCGCGGCAATCTCGGGATGGCCATGCAGGGGCTGGCGATCGTGCCGCTGTTCGCCGGCTGGGATGTGGACCGCCAGAAGGGCCGGATCTTCTCGTACGACGTGACCGGCGGCCGCTCCGAGGAGCACGGTTTTGCGTCGACGGGTTCGGGTTCGGTCTTCGCCCGCGGTGCCCTCAAGAAGCTCTACCGCGACGACTTCACGGAGAATCAGGCCGCCACGGCCGTCGTCCAGGCGCTGTACGACGCGGCGGACGACGACTCGGCGACGGGCGGGCCGGATCTGGCCCGGCGGATCTATCCGATCGTGACGGTCATCACCGAGGACGGCTTCAAGAAGCTGACCGAGGCCGAGGTGTCGGACATCGCCCGTGCCATTTACGAGCGCCGCCTCGACCAGCCCGACGGCCCGCGGGCCGCACTGCTCTGA
- a CDS encoding MFS transporter has translation MAAGYGQLLRTRYAARLLAGTLVGRLPNATGPLAVVLFARAEGGSYALAGGLSAVYGLCNAVGQPLLGRAVDRYGQPRIMLPASVLSALGMVLLAVVGLDPLPVAYAAMVMAGFFTPPLEGGLRALWPGVLGRADRLHAAYALDAAAQEVMFTVGPLLVTLCVAVWSERAALLVINLIGVLGALSVVVSPPSRRWRSAPREAHWLGALRSGGMLVVLGTYFFVGIALGSVAVAAVAYADEHGGGMVSSYLLSALSGGALLGGVVYGAREWPGEPENRLRVLIVLVALGFVPLALAPGVLGMTLLAGLSGLFFAPSLACAFVVVDRHAPKGTVTEAFSWLVTAFVVGSSVGMTVEGPAVEAGGAAAGFAVAGAGGLAALAVMLTARRFLPPLAAPSTTVATGPAAAENDRNDADDPGFRTRHQA, from the coding sequence ATGGCCGCGGGATATGGGCAGCTCCTCAGGACGCGGTATGCCGCGCGGCTGCTGGCGGGCACGCTCGTCGGCAGGCTGCCGAATGCGACCGGTCCGCTGGCCGTGGTGCTCTTCGCCCGCGCCGAGGGCGGCAGTTATGCGCTGGCCGGTGGGCTCTCGGCCGTCTACGGTCTGTGCAACGCCGTGGGTCAGCCGCTGCTCGGCCGCGCGGTGGACCGCTACGGGCAGCCACGGATCATGCTCCCCGCGTCCGTGCTCTCCGCGCTGGGCATGGTGCTGCTGGCCGTGGTGGGGCTGGACCCGCTGCCGGTCGCGTATGCGGCGATGGTGATGGCCGGTTTCTTCACCCCGCCGCTGGAGGGCGGGCTGCGGGCCCTGTGGCCGGGGGTGCTGGGCCGGGCGGACCGGCTGCATGCGGCCTATGCGCTGGATGCGGCGGCGCAGGAAGTCATGTTCACGGTAGGGCCGTTGCTGGTCACGCTGTGCGTGGCGGTCTGGTCGGAGCGCGCCGCGCTGCTGGTGATCAATCTGATCGGGGTGCTCGGCGCGCTGTCGGTCGTCGTCTCGCCGCCGTCCCGGCGCTGGCGCAGCGCGCCGCGCGAGGCGCACTGGCTGGGGGCGCTGCGCTCGGGCGGCATGCTGGTGGTGCTCGGCACGTATTTCTTCGTGGGGATCGCGCTGGGGTCGGTCGCGGTCGCCGCGGTCGCCTATGCCGACGAGCACGGCGGCGGCATGGTCTCCAGCTATCTGCTGTCGGCGCTGAGTGGGGGTGCGCTGCTGGGTGGGGTGGTGTACGGGGCGCGGGAGTGGCCCGGTGAGCCGGAGAACCGGCTGCGGGTGCTGATCGTGCTGGTCGCGCTGGGGTTCGTGCCGCTGGCGCTGGCGCCGGGGGTCCTCGGGATGACGCTGCTGGCGGGGCTGTCGGGGCTTTTCTTCGCGCCGTCGCTGGCGTGTGCGTTCGTGGTGGTGGACCGGCATGCGCCCAAGGGGACGGTCACCGAGGCGTTTTCGTGGCTGGTGACGGCGTTCGTCGTCGGATCGTCGGTGGGGATGACGGTGGAGGGGCCCGCGGTGGAGGCGGGCGGTGCGGCGGCGGGCTTCGCCGTCGCGGGTGCGGGCGGGCTCGCCGCGCTGGCCGTCATGCTGACGGCCCGGCGCTTCCTGCCGCCGCTCGCGGCGCCGTCGACGACGGTGGCCACGGGCCCGGCCGCGGCGGAAAATGATCGAAACGATGCCGACGATCCCGGTTTCAGAACACGCCATCAGGCGTAA
- a CDS encoding LacI family DNA-binding transcriptional regulator — protein MQGENTVTSNEATAGAHHPASARTTSRDVARAAGVSQAAVSLVLGDKWRGRVSESKAEAVRTAARELGYRPNLAARSLRMGRTRTALLVVPALTTEFFARVYTGAARTAADHGFGVVLYPSPEGIGPARDPFDSAAATLDGVIASSMAADALSALRTAGLPLVMLDSDPDDPRATATVNLDIADGARQLATHLTTLGHRRITHLAADVDSWTFALRSRAVTDALADVPGTHLRREPSALAVDAGLRAAHTALTAPGPRPTALLCDDDIIAAGACKAVRRLGLRIPEDISVTGFDDLALAVAVEPELTTVRLPAEDFGEAGMRALMAVLDGGRPPSPTLPVELIARGSTAPPPADSPNAARPGGQ, from the coding sequence ATGCAAGGAGAGAACACGGTGACCAGCAACGAGGCCACGGCAGGTGCACACCACCCGGCCAGCGCCCGCACCACCAGCCGCGACGTGGCCCGCGCCGCCGGCGTCTCCCAGGCCGCCGTCTCCCTCGTCCTCGGCGACAAATGGCGCGGCCGGGTCTCGGAGAGCAAGGCCGAAGCCGTCCGCACCGCCGCCCGCGAGCTCGGCTACCGACCCAACCTCGCCGCCCGCAGCCTGCGCATGGGCCGCACCCGCACCGCCCTCCTCGTCGTCCCCGCCCTCACCACCGAATTCTTCGCCCGCGTCTACACCGGAGCCGCCCGCACCGCCGCCGACCACGGCTTCGGCGTCGTCCTCTACCCCTCCCCCGAAGGAATCGGCCCGGCCCGCGACCCCTTCGACTCCGCCGCCGCCACCCTGGACGGAGTCATCGCCTCCTCCATGGCCGCCGACGCCCTCAGCGCCCTGCGCACCGCCGGCCTGCCCCTGGTGATGCTCGACAGCGACCCCGACGACCCCCGCGCCACCGCCACCGTCAACCTCGATATCGCCGACGGCGCACGCCAGTTGGCCACCCACCTCACCACCCTGGGCCACCGCCGCATCACCCATCTCGCGGCCGACGTCGACTCCTGGACCTTCGCCCTGCGCTCCCGCGCCGTCACCGACGCGCTCGCCGACGTCCCCGGCACCCACCTGCGCCGCGAGCCGTCCGCCCTCGCCGTCGACGCCGGCCTGCGCGCCGCACACACCGCATTGACCGCCCCCGGCCCCCGCCCCACCGCCCTTCTGTGCGACGACGACATCATCGCCGCCGGCGCCTGCAAGGCCGTACGCCGCCTGGGCCTGCGCATCCCCGAGGACATCTCCGTCACCGGCTTCGACGATCTGGCCCTGGCGGTGGCGGTCGAACCGGAACTGACGACCGTACGGCTGCCCGCCGAGGACTTCGGCGAAGCCGGCATGCGGGCCCTGATGGCCGTACTCGACGGCGGCCGCCCCCCGTCCCCCACCCTCCCCGTCGAACTCATCGCCCGCGGCTCCACGGCTCCGCCACCCGCCGACTCCCCCAACGCCGCGCGCCCCGGCGGTCAATGA
- the arc gene encoding proteasome ATPase, translating to MAAHDDDINRGIRPGRGSEDPAGQVAYLEQEIAVLRRKLADSPRHTRILEERIVELQTNLAGVSAQNERLANTLREARDQIVALKEEVDRLAQPPAGFGVFLKANEDDTADIFTGGRKLRVNVSPSVELDDLRRGQEVMLNEALNVVEAMEFESAGDIVTLKEILEDGERALVIGHTDEERVVRLAEPLLDITIRPGDALLLEPRSGYVYEVIPKSEVEELVLEEVPDIDYTKIGGLGGQIELIRDAVELPYLYPDLFKEHELRPPKGVLLYGPPGCGKTLIAKAVANSLAKKVAEVTGQPAGKSFFLNIKGPELLNKYVGETERHIRLVFQRAREKASEGTPVIVFFDEMDSLFRTRGSGVSSDVENTIVPQLLSEIDGVEGLENVIVIGASNREDMIDPAILRPGRLDVKIKIERPDAEAAKDIFSKYLTENLPLHADDLSEHGDSRKAAVSAMIQSVVEQMYAESEENRFLEVTYANGDKEVLYFKDFNSGAMIENIVGRAKKMAIKAFLEHNQKGLRVSHLLQACVDEFKENEDLPNTTNPDDWARISGKKGERIVYIRTLVTGKQGADTGRSIDTVANTGQYL from the coding sequence GTGGCAGCCCACGACGACGACATCAACCGCGGCATCCGGCCGGGGCGCGGGTCTGAAGATCCGGCCGGCCAGGTTGCCTATCTTGAGCAGGAGATCGCCGTCCTGCGACGCAAGCTCGCCGACTCTCCGCGGCATACGAGGATTCTCGAAGAGCGGATCGTCGAGCTGCAGACCAACCTGGCCGGCGTTTCCGCCCAGAACGAGCGACTCGCCAATACGCTCCGCGAGGCCCGCGACCAGATCGTCGCGCTCAAGGAGGAAGTCGACCGCCTGGCACAGCCCCCGGCCGGCTTCGGTGTCTTCCTGAAGGCGAACGAGGACGACACCGCCGACATCTTCACCGGAGGCAGAAAACTCCGGGTGAACGTCAGCCCCAGCGTCGAGCTCGACGACCTCCGGCGCGGCCAGGAAGTCATGCTCAACGAGGCGCTCAATGTGGTCGAGGCCATGGAGTTCGAGAGCGCCGGCGACATCGTCACCCTCAAGGAAATCCTCGAGGACGGCGAGCGTGCGCTGGTCATCGGGCACACCGACGAGGAACGGGTGGTGCGGCTCGCCGAGCCGCTGCTGGACATCACCATCCGCCCCGGCGACGCCCTGCTGCTCGAACCCCGCTCCGGCTACGTCTACGAAGTCATCCCGAAGAGCGAGGTCGAGGAACTCGTCCTCGAAGAGGTCCCGGACATCGACTACACCAAGATCGGCGGTCTGGGCGGCCAGATCGAACTGATCAGGGACGCGGTCGAGCTTCCGTACCTCTACCCCGACCTCTTCAAAGAGCACGAACTGCGCCCGCCCAAGGGCGTCTTGCTCTACGGCCCGCCCGGCTGCGGCAAGACACTCATCGCCAAGGCGGTCGCCAACTCCCTTGCCAAGAAGGTCGCCGAGGTGACCGGCCAGCCCGCGGGGAAGAGCTTCTTCCTCAACATCAAGGGCCCCGAGCTGCTCAACAAGTACGTGGGCGAGACGGAGCGCCACATCCGGCTGGTCTTCCAGCGGGCAAGGGAAAAGGCCAGCGAGGGCACCCCCGTCATCGTCTTCTTCGACGAGATGGACTCCCTCTTCCGCACCCGCGGATCCGGCGTCAGCTCGGACGTGGAGAACACCATCGTCCCCCAGCTGCTCTCCGAGATCGACGGCGTGGAGGGCCTCGAGAACGTCATCGTGATCGGCGCCTCGAACCGCGAGGACATGATCGACCCCGCGATCCTGCGCCCCGGCCGCCTCGATGTGAAAATCAAGATCGAGCGTCCGGACGCCGAGGCCGCCAAGGACATCTTCTCGAAGTACCTCACGGAAAACCTGCCGCTGCACGCAGACGATCTCTCCGAGCACGGCGATTCCCGTAAGGCCGCGGTCAGCGCGATGATCCAGTCGGTCGTCGAGCAGATGTATGCGGAATCCGAGGAGAATCGATTCCTGGAGGTCACCTACGCCAACGGTGACAAGGAAGTCCTTTACTTCAAGGACTTCAACTCCGGAGCCATGATCGAAAATATCGTCGGACGTGCGAAGAAGATGGCCATCAAGGCCTTCCTCGAGCACAATCAAAAGGGTCTGCGGGTATCCCACCTCCTCCAGGCATGCGTGGACGAGTTCAAGGAGAACGAGGACCTGCCCAACACCACGAACCCGGACGACTGGGCCCGGATCTCCGGCAAGAAGGGCGAGCGGATCGTGTACATCCGTACGCTGGTCACCGGAAAGCAGGGCGCCGACACCGGCCGCTCCATCGACACGGTGGCGAATACCGGCCAATACCTGTAA
- a CDS encoding endonuclease VII domain-containing protein has translation MRDGLQAYCRECWSEYHQRRQLAKGRNIRPKVPAPDGHKYCRRCNTVKPHNEWDRNRRASDGFSTRCKVCRAAEGRAGHRKRQYGITEAERDAMVAEQKGRCPICLTADPVHVDHCHKTGKVRGVLCFNCNSALGKLRDDPDAIKRAIAYLEGNAWKPTLVAPGDCQQPS, from the coding sequence ATGCGTGATGGTCTGCAGGCTTATTGCCGGGAGTGCTGGTCCGAGTATCACCAGCGGCGGCAACTGGCCAAGGGGAGGAACATCCGCCCAAAGGTGCCCGCGCCTGATGGGCACAAGTACTGCCGACGTTGCAATACGGTCAAGCCACACAACGAATGGGATCGGAACCGGCGAGCCTCGGACGGCTTCTCGACGCGTTGCAAGGTGTGCCGGGCTGCTGAAGGCAGGGCAGGCCATCGCAAGCGCCAGTACGGCATCACCGAAGCCGAACGTGATGCGATGGTCGCAGAGCAGAAGGGGCGCTGCCCGATCTGCCTGACGGCCGACCCCGTACATGTGGATCACTGTCACAAGACGGGTAAGGTCCGAGGCGTACTGTGCTTCAACTGCAACTCGGCACTCGGCAAGTTGAGAGATGACCCTGACGCCATAAAACGGGCCATCGCCTACCTGGAAGGAAACGCGTGGAAGCCAACACTCGTAGCACCGGGCGACTGCCAGCAGCCTTCCTGA
- the prcA gene encoding proteasome subunit alpha, translating into MSTPFYVSPQQAMADRAEYARKGIARGRSVVVLQYIDGVVFVAENPSRALHKVSEIYDRIAFAAVGKYNEFENLRIGGVRYADLRGYTYDREDVTARGLANVYAQTLGTIFSSAAEKPYEVELIVAEVGNAPEDDQIYRLPHDGSIVDEHGSVAVGGNADQISSYLDQRHREGMTLGEALKLAVESLSRDTAGGERTLTAEQLEVATLDRTRPQQRKFKRILGRQLSRLLDEHTGAEGGKSADGDADASDEAAGGAAGESSGASGASDAEATSGKDGAGKGDSGSSKGTETSED; encoded by the coding sequence GTGTCGACGCCGTTCTATGTCTCACCCCAGCAGGCCATGGCCGACCGCGCCGAGTACGCCCGCAAGGGCATCGCACGCGGCCGCAGTGTCGTGGTGCTGCAGTACATCGACGGCGTGGTCTTCGTCGCCGAGAATCCCTCCCGGGCCCTGCACAAGGTCAGCGAGATCTATGACCGCATCGCCTTTGCGGCCGTGGGCAAATACAACGAGTTCGAGAATCTGCGGATCGGTGGTGTGCGGTACGCGGATCTGCGGGGCTACACCTACGACCGGGAGGATGTGACGGCCCGCGGGCTGGCGAACGTCTATGCGCAGACGCTCGGCACGATTTTCTCCAGCGCGGCGGAGAAGCCGTACGAGGTCGAGCTGATCGTCGCCGAGGTGGGCAATGCGCCCGAGGACGATCAGATCTACCGGCTGCCGCATGACGGTTCGATCGTGGATGAGCACGGTTCGGTCGCGGTGGGTGGCAATGCCGATCAGATCAGCAGCTATCTCGATCAGCGACACCGTGAGGGCATGACGCTCGGTGAGGCGCTGAAGCTGGCGGTGGAGTCGCTGTCGCGGGACACGGCCGGCGGGGAGCGCACGCTGACGGCGGAGCAGCTCGAGGTGGCGACGCTGGACCGTACGCGGCCGCAGCAGCGCAAGTTCAAGCGGATCCTGGGGCGTCAGCTGTCGCGGCTGCTGGACGAGCACACGGGCGCGGAGGGCGGGAAGTCCGCGGACGGTGATGCGGATGCGTCGGACGAGGCGGCGGGTGGCGCTGCCGGGGAGTCCTCGGGAGCTTCGGGGGCTTCCGATGCCGAGGCCACGTCCGGCAAGGACGGTGCCGGTAAGGGCGATTCCGGTTCCTCGAAGGGGACGGAGACGTCGGAGGATTAG
- a CDS encoding ferredoxin, which yields MTAQDEASPELEVWIDQDLCTGDGICVQYAPEVFELDIDGLAYVKSADDELLQDKGATTPVPLPLLDDVRDSAKECPGDCIHVRRVTDRVEVYGPDAE from the coding sequence ATGACCGCGCAGGATGAAGCCTCTCCGGAGCTCGAAGTCTGGATCGATCAGGACCTGTGCACGGGCGACGGGATCTGCGTGCAGTATGCGCCCGAGGTATTCGAGCTCGACATCGACGGCCTGGCCTATGTGAAGAGCGCGGACGACGAGCTGTTGCAGGACAAGGGGGCCACAACGCCCGTTCCGCTGCCGCTGCTCGACGATGTCCGCGACTCCGCCAAGGAGTGCCCCGGCGACTGCATCCATGTGCGCCGGGTCACGGACCGGGTCGAGGTCTACGGGCCGGACGCGGAGTAG
- a CDS encoding ubiquitin-like protein Pup codes for MATKDSGGGQQKATRSTEEVEEQAQDAQVSDDLKERQEKLSDDVDSVLDEIDDVLEENAEDFVRSFVQKGGQ; via the coding sequence ATGGCGACCAAGGACAGCGGCGGCGGGCAGCAGAAGGCCACGCGTTCCACGGAGGAGGTCGAGGAGCAGGCGCAGGATGCGCAGGTTTCGGATGATCTCAAGGAACGCCAGGAGAAATTGTCGGACGATGTCGATTCCGTTCTGGATGAGATCGACGATGTCCTCGAGGAGAACGCGGAGGACTTCGTTCGAAGTTTCGTTCAGAAGGGCGGGCAGTAG